In Harpia harpyja isolate bHarHar1 chromosome 18, bHarHar1 primary haplotype, whole genome shotgun sequence, a single genomic region encodes these proteins:
- the PABIR2 gene encoding PABIR family member 2 — MAQEKMELDLELPPGSAAAPSDGGGLRRSNSAPLIHGLSDNSQVFQPYVLRTRRNSTTVMSRHSMLLSSSPIRIPSSRLHQIRREEGVDLMNREAAHEREVQTAMQISQSWEESLSLSDNDLDKSEKSSSPKRIDFIPVSPAPSPTRGIGKQCFSPSLQMFVSSNGLPPSPIPSPTRRFSNRRSQSPINCIRPSVLGPIKRKGEMETESQPKRLFQGTTNMLSPDVTHLTDLSSCLSSDILDGSSSSVGSSSDSLTKGSITTESPVTCSNSCSSFILMDDLSPK, encoded by the exons ATGGCTCAGGAGAAAatggagctggacctggagctgcCGCCGGGGAGCGCCGCGGCCCCGAGCGACGGGGGCGGCCTGAGGCGATCGAACAGCGCCCCCCTCATCCACGGGCTCAG tgACAACTCGCAGGTCTTTCAGCCTTACGTGTTGCGAACTCGCAGGAACAGTACAACGGTTATGAGCCGCCACAGTATG TTGTTGTCATCATCTCCTATTCGTATTCCTAGTAGCCGACTTCATCAGATCAGAAGG GAGGAAGGAGTGGATTTAATgaacagagaagcagcacacGAAAG GGAAGTGCAAACAGCAATGCAGATAAGCCAGTCATGGGAGGAAAGCTTGAGCCTG AGCGACAATGACTTGGACAAGTCTGAGAAATCTTCCTCCCCAAAGAGAATAGACTTCATTCCAGTTTCTCCTGCACCTTCACCAACAAGAGGGATAGGAAAG CAATGTTTTTCACCATCATTGCAAATGTTTGTGAGTAGTAATGGTTTACCTCCAAGTCCTATTCCCAGTCCAACAAGGCGATTCTCCAA CAGGAGGAGTCAAAGTCCAATCAACTGTATCAGGCCCAGTGTTCTCGGCCCCATTAAAAGAAAAG GTGAAATGGAAACTGAAAGTCAGCCAAAGAGACTTTTTCAAGGAACAACCAACATGCTTTCTCCAGATGTTACACATCTGACAGATCTCAGTTCATG cctgTCTTCAGATATTCTTGATGGGAGTAGCAGCAGTGTTGGCTCTTCCTCTGATTCACTGACTAAAGGCAGCATAACCACAGAGTCTCCAGTAACATGCTCAAATTCATGCTCTTCATTCATTTTGATGGATGATCTCTCACCTAAGTGA